One genomic segment of Lysobacter sp. 5GHs7-4 includes these proteins:
- a CDS encoding ATP-binding protein — MWLLALLACSGLAQAAPPAEPGVVLLDRAEAARSDWNAAVPPAAGWTPVTLLDVWNKRWPGHDGVVWYRLHWHQDDPRRPTALLADYMSLSGAIYVNGEAVARDPQLVEPLSRTWNAPHYVLLPPSLLRAGDNSVWLRVSGLSDYLPGAGPVRVGDPQALQQRYRSERFVRYDIKLINLAMAVVLGGVFLLMWLLRRKDSVYGWFALTELIGSLYGYNHIATEIWPLRSTDAWQAFNAAFYVTAGVCYVLFLLRYCERRYPRLERVLAALAAAALLTAALAPVWMGHQRNLWFALGGLIYYIGIGWFLIQAWRIRRADTLVLAACLLLPVLVSFRDFAVFFGWAGGTTYWLSLTSVLTLIGIGFVLSYRFVAAMRRVEGFNLELKREVEHATSELAATLSRQHALELAHSRAGERLQLVRDLHDGFGGTLVATIAQLERAPGDTSKAAVVATLKELRDDLRLVIDSTAREHADLAAQLAPLRHRLGRLLETADIDSRWQLQGLDGVALDSARSLDLLRLLQEALTNVFKHSRARRVDVRIARVDERLHLRVDDDGEGMAAVSGDVGGGAGLASMRLRAQRLGGELRVESGPQGTGLFVEFPLSV; from the coding sequence TTGTGGCTGCTGGCCTTGCTCGCCTGCTCCGGGCTGGCGCAGGCCGCACCGCCGGCCGAACCCGGCGTCGTGCTGCTCGACCGCGCCGAGGCGGCGCGCTCGGACTGGAACGCCGCCGTGCCGCCTGCCGCGGGCTGGACGCCGGTGACCCTGCTGGACGTGTGGAACAAGCGCTGGCCCGGCCACGACGGCGTGGTCTGGTATCGGCTGCACTGGCATCAGGACGATCCGCGCCGGCCGACCGCGCTGCTGGCCGATTACATGAGCCTGAGCGGCGCGATCTACGTCAACGGCGAGGCGGTGGCGCGCGATCCGCAACTGGTCGAACCGCTGTCGCGCACCTGGAACGCGCCGCACTACGTGCTGCTGCCGCCGTCGCTGCTGCGCGCCGGCGACAACAGCGTATGGCTGCGCGTGTCGGGACTGTCGGACTACCTGCCCGGCGCCGGACCGGTGCGGGTGGGCGATCCGCAGGCGCTGCAACAGCGCTACCGCAGCGAGCGCTTCGTGCGCTACGACATCAAGCTGATCAATCTGGCCATGGCGGTGGTGTTGGGCGGCGTGTTCCTGCTGATGTGGCTGCTGCGGCGCAAGGACAGCGTCTACGGCTGGTTCGCGCTGACCGAGCTGATCGGTTCGTTGTACGGCTACAACCACATCGCCACCGAAATCTGGCCGCTGCGAAGCACCGATGCCTGGCAGGCGTTCAACGCCGCGTTCTATGTGACCGCCGGCGTCTGCTACGTGCTGTTCCTGCTGCGTTACTGCGAGCGGCGCTATCCGCGCCTGGAGCGCGTGCTGGCGGCGTTGGCGGCGGCCGCGCTGTTGACGGCCGCGCTGGCGCCGGTCTGGATGGGCCATCAGCGCAACCTCTGGTTCGCGCTCGGCGGCCTGATCTACTACATCGGCATCGGCTGGTTCCTGATCCAGGCCTGGCGCATTCGCCGTGCCGATACGCTGGTGTTGGCGGCGTGTCTGTTGCTGCCGGTGCTGGTCTCGTTCCGCGACTTCGCCGTGTTCTTCGGCTGGGCCGGCGGCACGACGTACTGGCTCAGCCTGACGTCGGTGCTGACCCTGATCGGGATCGGCTTCGTGCTGTCGTACCGGTTCGTTGCCGCGATGCGGCGCGTGGAAGGCTTCAACCTGGAGCTTAAGCGCGAAGTCGAGCACGCGACCTCAGAACTCGCCGCGACCCTCTCGCGCCAGCACGCGCTGGAGCTGGCGCACAGCCGCGCCGGCGAGCGCCTGCAGCTGGTGCGCGATCTGCACGACGGTTTCGGCGGCACCCTGGTGGCGACGATCGCGCAGTTGGAGCGGGCGCCCGGCGACACGTCCAAGGCGGCGGTGGTGGCGACCTTGAAGGAACTGCGCGACGACCTACGCCTGGTGATCGACAGCACCGCGCGCGAACACGCCGACCTGGCCGCGCAGCTGGCGCCGTTGCGGCACCGGCTGGGGCGCTTGCTGGAGACGGCCGACATCGACAGCCGCTGGCAGTTGCAGGGACTGGACGGCGTTGCGCTGGACAGCGCGCGCAGCCTGGATTTGCTGCGTCTGTTGCAGGAGGCGCTGACCAACGTGTTCAAGCACAGCCGCGCGCGCCGCGTGGACGTGCGCATCGCGCGTGTGGACGAGCGCCTGCACTTGCGGGTGGACGACGACGGCGAGGGCATGGCGGCGGTATCGGGCGATGTCGGCGGCGGCGCGGGCCTGGCCAGCATGCGCTTGCGCGCGCAGCGTTTGGGTGGGG
- a CDS encoding response regulator transcription factor, with protein MQPQPIDLSTVLIVEDEAAARARMLDLMRALAGPQARIDAVADLAAARAQLQRAPYDLALVDVQLPDGSGIELIAWMTARLPRVASVIVSAYAEEDTILAAVRAGAIGYLLKDRDDDELRLSLQSLQRGGAPIDPLIARRILALVPAAPAPLPAREPEPAAQLSEREREILRLVAQGFSNREIAELVALSKLTIECHTKNIYRKLAVGSRTAAVFEARALGLLN; from the coding sequence ATGCAGCCGCAACCCATCGATCTGAGCACGGTGCTGATCGTCGAGGACGAGGCCGCCGCGCGTGCGCGCATGCTCGACCTGATGCGCGCGCTGGCGGGGCCGCAGGCGCGCATCGATGCCGTCGCCGATCTGGCCGCGGCGCGCGCGCAATTGCAGCGCGCGCCGTACGACCTGGCGCTGGTGGACGTGCAACTGCCCGACGGCAGCGGCATCGAGCTGATCGCCTGGATGACGGCGCGGTTGCCGCGCGTCGCGTCGGTGATCGTATCGGCCTATGCCGAGGAAGACACCATCCTGGCGGCGGTACGGGCCGGCGCGATCGGTTATCTGCTCAAGGATCGCGACGACGACGAGTTGCGCCTGTCCTTGCAGAGCCTGCAGCGCGGCGGCGCGCCGATCGATCCGCTGATCGCGCGCCGCATCCTGGCCTTGGTGCCGGCCGCGCCGGCGCCGTTGCCGGCGCGCGAGCCCGAGCCCGCGGCGCAGTTGTCCGAACGCGAGCGCGAGATCCTGCGCCTGGTCGCGCAAGGCTTCAGCAACCGCGAAATCGCCGAGTTGGTGGCCTTGTCCAAGCTCACCATCGAATGCCATACCAAGAACATCTACCGCAAGCTCGCCGTGGGCTCGCGCACGGCGGCCGTGTTCGAGGCGCGCGCGCTGGGGCTGCTCAACTGA
- a CDS encoding VanW family protein, whose translation MNTATIAIARVAPLPSRRQALVFACKAWGLRGLRWLRDAFDPARPRRHARAQALREAPVLAEFESPLWPQDEVDPLLVAGKLQNLRQALKRLHGIEVAAGASFGFWKQIGRATRGRGYAVGRELREGCVIPAVGGGLCQLSNALYDGAVRAGLEVTERHRHSRVLPGSLAEQDRDATVFWNYLDLRLRAPFAWRLEATMDAQRLWLRIRGHRSQAPSNWPLAVSPRRPPEASNDCGSCEQHECHRHTGPSTQVLRRLWWMEDAWPEFRAALQAERRDEDRVFGPGGRRFPAQAPLRRVAQSLAWRYGRWRGHALPQVRLAQLRAHARDLARQLRPNDLDLVLPQSLLPFLWREGELAGRRYAVMMSALPMRALQAQLDRASQRHPQVLSLRDFRADPGLIEAEWNGLLAAEAWWSPHAQILALAGARARRLEWQLPEALPAQARVAAGERGRVFFPASPLARKGILEMLEALGDQDVEILLPPGDSERGLNSGRATLRRVASYRQGLAEADAVALPAWVEHQPRALLAAIASGVPVIASAACGLDPTRGGWREVGAGDVDALREALLSVLPRR comes from the coding sequence ATGAACACTGCGACGATCGCCATCGCGCGCGTGGCGCCCTTGCCGTCGCGGCGGCAGGCGTTGGTGTTCGCGTGCAAGGCCTGGGGCCTGCGCGGTCTGCGCTGGCTGCGCGACGCTTTCGATCCCGCGCGCCCGCGCCGGCATGCGCGTGCGCAGGCGCTGCGCGAGGCGCCGGTGCTGGCCGAGTTCGAAAGCCCGCTGTGGCCGCAGGACGAAGTCGATCCGCTGCTGGTCGCCGGCAAGTTGCAGAACCTGCGCCAGGCCTTGAAGCGCCTGCACGGAATCGAGGTGGCGGCCGGCGCGAGCTTCGGGTTCTGGAAGCAGATCGGGCGCGCGACGCGCGGACGCGGCTATGCGGTCGGCCGCGAGCTGCGCGAGGGCTGCGTGATTCCCGCCGTGGGCGGCGGCTTGTGCCAGCTCAGCAATGCGCTCTACGACGGCGCGGTGCGCGCCGGCCTGGAAGTGACCGAACGCCATCGCCATTCGCGCGTACTGCCGGGTTCGCTGGCCGAGCAGGACCGCGACGCGACGGTGTTCTGGAATTACCTGGATCTGCGCCTGCGCGCGCCGTTCGCCTGGCGCCTGGAAGCGACGATGGACGCGCAGCGCCTGTGGCTGCGCATCCGCGGCCATCGCAGCCAGGCGCCGTCGAACTGGCCGCTGGCGGTGTCGCCGCGGCGGCCGCCGGAGGCCAGCAACGATTGCGGCAGCTGCGAGCAGCACGAATGCCATCGCCACACCGGTCCCAGCACGCAGGTCCTGCGGCGGCTGTGGTGGATGGAGGATGCGTGGCCCGAGTTCCGTGCCGCGCTGCAAGCTGAGCGCCGCGACGAAGATCGGGTGTTCGGCCCGGGCGGTCGCCGTTTCCCCGCGCAGGCGCCGCTGCGCCGCGTGGCGCAGTCGCTGGCCTGGCGGTATGGGCGCTGGCGCGGCCACGCCCTGCCGCAGGTGCGGCTGGCGCAGCTGCGCGCGCACGCGCGCGATCTGGCGCGGCAGTTGCGGCCGAACGATCTGGATCTGGTGCTGCCGCAAAGCCTGCTGCCGTTCCTGTGGCGCGAGGGCGAGCTGGCCGGACGCCGCTACGCGGTGATGATGAGCGCGCTGCCGATGCGCGCCTTGCAGGCGCAGCTGGACCGTGCCTCGCAACGCCATCCGCAGGTGCTGTCGCTGCGCGATTTCCGCGCCGACCCCGGCCTGATCGAGGCGGAGTGGAACGGGCTGCTCGCGGCAGAAGCCTGGTGGAGTCCGCATGCGCAGATCCTCGCCCTGGCCGGCGCGCGCGCACGCCGGCTGGAGTGGCAGCTGCCGGAGGCCTTGCCGGCGCAGGCGCGCGTGGCCGCGGGCGAGCGGGGGCGGGTGTTTTTCCCCGCCTCGCCGTTGGCGCGCAAGGGCATCCTCGAAATGCTGGAAGCGCTGGGCGACCAAGACGTCGAGATCCTGCTGCCGCCCGGCGACAGCGAGCGCGGCTTGAATTCCGGCCGCGCGACTCTGCGCCGCGTCGCGTCCTATCGCCAGGGCCTGGCGGAGGCCGATGCGGTGGCGCTGCCGGCCTGGGTCGAGCATCAGCCGCGCGCCTTGCTGGCCGCGATCGCCAGCGGCGTGCCGGTGATCGCCAGCGCGGCCTGCGGGCTGGATCCGACTCGCGGCGGCTGGCGCGAGGTCGGCGCCGGCGACGTCGATGCGCTGCGCGAGGCGCTGCTGTCGGTGCTGCCACGGCGTTGA
- a CDS encoding NYN domain-containing protein, producing MAANEEKRIALLIDADNAPAAKIDVILTEVARYGVANVRRAYGNWKSASLKSWEAVLHEYAIRPIQQFAYSKGKNASDMAMVIDAMDLLYARNLDGFAIVSSDADFTPLVMRLLTDGVKVYGFGEKKTPEPFVNACSKFTYVEALGQPASADVPAEERATTPQRSAKDLRGDTKLVLMLRSAVDAVSGDDGWSHLGAVGHQIGNQASFDSRNYGYRKLSDLIEATGLFEVRRDNQIVWIRDQPKGKAGGKSGGGKAAKG from the coding sequence ATGGCCGCCAACGAAGAAAAACGCATCGCGCTGCTGATCGACGCCGACAACGCGCCGGCGGCCAAGATCGACGTGATCCTGACCGAGGTCGCGCGCTACGGCGTAGCCAACGTGCGCCGCGCCTACGGCAACTGGAAAAGCGCCAGCCTCAAGAGCTGGGAGGCGGTGTTGCACGAGTACGCGATCCGGCCGATCCAGCAGTTCGCCTACAGCAAGGGCAAGAACGCGTCCGACATGGCGATGGTGATCGACGCCATGGACCTGCTGTACGCGCGCAACCTCGACGGCTTCGCGATCGTGTCCAGCGACGCCGATTTCACCCCGCTGGTGATGCGCCTGCTCACCGACGGCGTCAAGGTCTATGGCTTCGGCGAGAAGAAAACGCCGGAGCCTTTCGTCAACGCCTGCTCCAAGTTCACCTATGTCGAAGCCTTGGGCCAACCGGCCAGTGCCGACGTGCCCGCGGAGGAGCGCGCGACCACGCCGCAGCGCAGCGCCAAGGATCTGCGCGGCGACACCAAGTTGGTGCTGATGTTGCGCAGCGCGGTCGATGCGGTCAGCGGCGACGACGGCTGGTCGCACCTGGGCGCGGTCGGCCATCAGATCGGCAACCAGGCCTCGTTCGATTCGCGCAACTACGGTTATCGCAAGCTCAGCGATCTGATCGAGGCCACCGGCTTGTTCGAGGTGCGGCGCGACAACCAGATCGTGTGGATCCGCGATCAGCCCAAGGGCAAGGCCGGCGGCAAAAGCGGCGGCGGCAAGGCCGCCAAGGGCTAG
- the tal gene encoding transaldolase: protein MTSQLERLRALSAVVADTGDIEAIARFRPLDATTNPSLLLKAAALPAYAPLIDAALERTRWASTQDRVADASDRLAVAIGAQILKLIPGRVSTEVDARLSFDTEATLAKARRLVQLYAEAGIGRDRLLIKIAATWEGIRAAQQLEREGIHCNLTLLFSFAQAVACAEAEVFLISPFVGRILDWHLANGMSPPATPQDDPGVQSVTQIWRYYKAFGYKTVVMGASFRNVGQVLALAGCDRLTISPDLLGALESSQGEVAPALIDDGERYEAPRPMSEAEFRWLHNQDAMATDKLADGIRRFAADQHTLEDLLRERLDG, encoded by the coding sequence ATGACCAGCCAACTCGAACGACTGCGGGCCCTGTCCGCGGTGGTCGCCGACACCGGCGACATCGAGGCGATCGCGCGCTTCCGCCCGCTCGACGCCACCACCAATCCCTCGTTGCTGCTGAAGGCGGCCGCGTTGCCGGCCTACGCGCCGCTGATCGACGCCGCGCTCGAGCGAACCCGATGGGCGAGCACCCAGGACCGCGTCGCCGACGCCAGCGACCGTCTGGCCGTGGCGATCGGCGCGCAGATCCTCAAGCTGATCCCCGGCCGGGTCTCGACCGAGGTCGACGCGCGCCTGAGCTTCGACACCGAGGCCACCCTGGCCAAGGCGCGCCGCCTGGTGCAGCTGTACGCCGAGGCCGGCATCGGCCGCGACCGCCTGCTGATCAAGATCGCCGCGACCTGGGAAGGCATCCGCGCCGCCCAACAGCTCGAGCGCGAAGGCATCCACTGCAATCTGACCCTGCTGTTCTCCTTCGCCCAGGCCGTCGCCTGCGCCGAGGCCGAAGTGTTCCTGATCTCGCCCTTCGTCGGCCGCATCCTCGACTGGCACCTGGCCAACGGCATGAGCCCGCCGGCCACGCCGCAGGACGATCCGGGCGTGCAGTCGGTGACGCAGATCTGGCGCTACTACAAGGCCTTCGGCTACAAGACGGTGGTCATGGGCGCGAGCTTCCGCAACGTCGGCCAGGTGCTGGCGCTGGCCGGCTGCGACCGCCTGACGATCTCGCCGGACCTGCTGGGCGCATTGGAATCCAGCCAGGGCGAGGTCGCGCCGGCGCTGATCGACGACGGCGAGCGCTACGAAGCGCCGCGCCCGATGAGCGAGGCCGAGTTCCGCTGGCTGCACAACCAGGACGCGATGGCGACCGACAAGCTCGCCGACGGCATCCGCCGCTTCGCCGCCGACCAGCACACCCTGGAAGACCTGCTGCGCGAACGGCTGGACGGCTGA
- a CDS encoding NAD(P)/FAD-dependent oxidoreductase has translation MTHEPPRVPHVVVVGGGFGGLWATRALASADVRITLIDRRNHHLFQPLLYQVATAGLSSPDIAAPLRHILRDQRNVEVRLGEVVGLDADAREVELADGERIGYDQLLLASGATHAYFGHDDWAPDAPGLKTLDDALHIRRRLLLAFERAEAAQDEAERAAWLSFAVVGGGPTGVELAGTLAEIARKTLRREFRHIDPAQAKVRLIEAGPRVLSSFPEELSEKARKQLQKLGVEVVTGTPVNAIDERGYTLGTTFVPARTVVWAAGVAASKLGALLDAPRDRAGRVQVLPDLSVPGHPEIFIAGDLASVQQDGKPVPGVAPAAKQMGAHVARAIRDRLQGRATAPFRYKDYGNLATIGRMAAVVDVHGFKLSGLLAWWFWLAAHVFFLIGFRNRVIVLINWAWAYWSYQRHARIILGDRED, from the coding sequence ATGACACACGAACCTCCACGAGTACCGCACGTCGTCGTCGTCGGCGGCGGTTTCGGCGGTCTGTGGGCGACGCGCGCCCTGGCCTCGGCCGACGTGCGCATCACCCTGATCGATCGCCGCAACCACCATCTGTTCCAGCCCCTGCTATACCAGGTCGCCACCGCCGGCCTGTCCTCTCCTGACATCGCCGCACCGCTCCGCCACATCCTGCGCGACCAGCGCAACGTCGAGGTGCGGCTGGGCGAAGTGGTCGGACTGGACGCCGACGCGCGCGAAGTCGAACTCGCCGACGGCGAACGCATCGGCTACGACCAGCTGTTGCTGGCCAGCGGCGCCACCCACGCCTACTTCGGCCACGACGACTGGGCGCCGGATGCGCCGGGGCTGAAGACCCTGGACGACGCCCTGCACATCCGCCGCCGCCTGCTGCTCGCGTTCGAACGCGCCGAGGCCGCGCAGGACGAGGCCGAACGCGCGGCCTGGCTCAGCTTCGCCGTGGTCGGCGGCGGCCCCACCGGCGTCGAACTGGCCGGCACCCTGGCCGAGATCGCACGCAAGACCCTGCGCCGCGAGTTCCGCCACATCGATCCGGCCCAAGCCAAGGTGCGCTTGATCGAAGCCGGCCCGCGTGTGCTGTCGAGTTTTCCCGAGGAACTGTCGGAGAAGGCCCGCAAGCAACTGCAGAAGCTCGGCGTGGAAGTGGTCACCGGCACGCCGGTCAACGCGATCGACGAGCGCGGCTACACCCTGGGCACGACCTTCGTGCCCGCGCGCACCGTGGTCTGGGCCGCGGGCGTGGCCGCGTCCAAGCTGGGCGCGTTGCTGGATGCGCCGCGCGACCGCGCCGGCCGCGTGCAGGTGCTGCCCGACCTCAGCGTGCCCGGCCATCCGGAGATCTTCATCGCCGGCGACCTGGCCAGCGTGCAGCAGGACGGCAAGCCCGTGCCCGGCGTGGCGCCCGCGGCCAAGCAGATGGGCGCGCACGTCGCGCGTGCGATCCGCGACCGCCTCCAGGGCCGCGCCACCGCGCCGTTCCGCTACAAGGACTACGGCAACCTAGCCACCATCGGCCGCATGGCCGCGGTGGTCGACGTGCACGGCTTCAAGCTGTCCGGCCTGCTCGCCTGGTGGTTCTGGCTGGCCGCGCACGTGTTCTTCCTGATCGGCTTCCGCAACCGCGTGATCGTGCTGATCAACTGGGCCTGGGCGTACTGGAGCTACCAGCGCCACGCGCGCATCATCCTCGGCGATCGCGAGGACTAG
- the rpoH gene encoding RNA polymerase sigma factor RpoH — protein MTQITLSNALVANNLPVPSALGSLDAYIGAVHRIPVLTVEDEQTLARRFRDEEDLDAARELVHSHLRFVVHVARGYNGYGLQIGDLIQEGNIGLMKAVKRFDPEQGVRLVSFAVHWIRAEMHEFILKNWRIVKVATTKAQRKLFFNLRKSKKRLGWMNAEEVSQVAKDLNVSEREVLEMESRLSGRDVGFDAPSDEDDDHAPPSPAAYLRAHDEDPSQSYEREDEEDNQLALLREGLSGLDERSRDIVKRRWLDADSKITLQELADEYGVSAERIRQIEANALKKMRALFAA, from the coding sequence ATGACCCAGATCACTCTCTCCAACGCCCTAGTCGCCAACAACCTGCCTGTGCCCAGCGCGCTCGGTTCGCTGGACGCGTACATCGGCGCGGTGCACCGCATCCCGGTGCTCACCGTCGAGGACGAGCAGACCCTGGCGCGCCGCTTCCGCGACGAAGAAGACCTCGACGCCGCCCGCGAGCTGGTGCATTCGCACCTGCGTTTCGTGGTGCACGTCGCCCGTGGCTATAACGGTTACGGCCTGCAGATCGGCGACCTGATCCAGGAAGGCAACATCGGCCTGATGAAGGCCGTGAAGCGCTTCGACCCGGAGCAGGGCGTGCGCCTGGTTTCGTTCGCGGTGCACTGGATCCGCGCCGAGATGCACGAGTTCATTCTCAAGAACTGGCGCATCGTCAAGGTCGCGACCACCAAGGCGCAGCGCAAGCTGTTCTTCAACCTGCGCAAGAGCAAGAAGCGCCTGGGTTGGATGAACGCCGAGGAAGTCAGCCAGGTCGCCAAGGATCTCAATGTCTCCGAGCGCGAAGTGCTGGAGATGGAATCGCGCCTGTCCGGACGCGACGTCGGTTTCGACGCGCCGTCCGACGAGGACGACGACCACGCGCCGCCGTCGCCGGCCGCGTACCTGCGCGCGCACGACGAAGACCCGTCGCAGAGCTACGAGCGCGAGGACGAGGAAGACAACCAGCTCGCCCTGCTGCGCGAAGGCCTGTCGGGTCTGGACGAGCGCTCGCGCGATATCGTCAAGCGCCGCTGGCTGGACGCCGACAGCAAGATCACGCTGCAGGAGCTGGCCGACGAGTACGGCGTCAGCGCCGAGCGCATCCGCCAGATCGAAGCCAACGCGCTGAAGAAGATGCGGGCGCTGTTCGCGGCCTGA
- a CDS encoding TetR/AcrR family transcriptional regulator — MARPKSEDKRNAILAAAIQAIAEQGASAPTSKIAQRAGVAEGTLFTYFSTKDELFNQLYLEIKTELHGIMLATYPREAALKERMRHAFCNYVGWGVRHPAKRKAIAQLGASERVTEQTRAEAAQLFAQLGALLQESTAEGTLRGLPQPFVSAIMAALADTTMEFAAREPEHAQRYIDSGFEAFWNATSH; from the coding sequence ATGGCCCGCCCCAAGAGCGAAGACAAACGCAACGCCATCCTCGCCGCCGCCATCCAGGCGATCGCCGAGCAGGGCGCGAGCGCGCCGACGTCGAAGATCGCCCAGCGCGCGGGCGTGGCCGAGGGCACCTTGTTCACCTACTTCAGCACCAAGGACGAGCTGTTCAACCAGCTGTATCTGGAGATCAAGACCGAACTGCACGGCATCATGCTGGCCACCTATCCGCGCGAGGCGGCGTTGAAGGAGCGCATGCGCCATGCGTTCTGCAACTACGTCGGCTGGGGCGTGCGCCATCCGGCCAAGCGCAAGGCGATCGCGCAACTGGGCGCCAGCGAACGCGTGACCGAGCAGACCCGCGCCGAGGCGGCGCAGCTGTTCGCGCAGCTCGGCGCGCTGCTGCAGGAAAGCACCGCGGAAGGCACGCTGCGCGGCCTGCCGCAGCCGTTCGTGTCCGCGATCATGGCGGCCCTGGCCGACACCACCATGGAATTCGCCGCGCGCGAACCGGAACACGCGCAGCGCTACATCGATTCGGGTTTCGAAGCGTTCTGGAACGCCACCTCGCACTGA
- a CDS encoding SDR family NAD(P)-dependent oxidoreductase, which translates to MSSQVWLVTGSSRGLGRHIVEAALAAGERVVATARDPDTLADLVARYPGQVRAFALDVTDAKAARSAVQAAIDAYGRLDVLVNNAGYGQLAPFEQTDEAAFRAQIDTNFYGVVHLTRAALPVMRSQRGGRILQISSVGGRMGAPGLTAYQAAKWAVGGFSEALSHEVAPLGIRISVLEPGGMRTGWGEIAGRDLPEIWPDYRPSVGALADLLAQYVGNENGDPAKVALAVLTVARAEDPPLHLLLGSDALHFVDAAESARAAQARHWRELSVSIDHGAPAIPSLPQA; encoded by the coding sequence ATGTCCTCTCAAGTCTGGTTGGTCACCGGCAGTTCCCGCGGCCTTGGCCGCCATATCGTCGAAGCCGCGCTCGCCGCCGGCGAACGCGTGGTCGCGACCGCACGCGATCCCGACACCCTCGCCGACCTGGTCGCGCGCTACCCCGGGCAGGTCCGCGCGTTCGCGCTCGACGTCACCGACGCCAAGGCCGCGCGCTCCGCGGTGCAGGCCGCGATCGACGCCTACGGCCGCCTCGACGTGCTGGTCAACAACGCCGGCTACGGTCAGTTGGCGCCGTTCGAGCAAACCGACGAAGCCGCCTTCCGCGCCCAGATCGACACCAACTTCTACGGCGTGGTCCACCTGACCCGCGCCGCCCTGCCGGTGATGCGCTCGCAACGCGGCGGCCGCATCCTGCAGATCTCCTCGGTCGGCGGCCGCATGGGAGCGCCCGGCCTCACCGCCTACCAGGCCGCGAAGTGGGCGGTCGGCGGTTTCAGCGAAGCGTTGAGTCACGAAGTCGCGCCGCTGGGCATCCGCATCAGCGTGCTCGAACCCGGCGGCATGCGCACCGGCTGGGGCGAAATCGCCGGCCGCGACCTGCCCGAAATCTGGCCCGACTACCGTCCCTCGGTCGGCGCCCTGGCGGACTTGCTGGCGCAGTACGTCGGCAACGAGAACGGCGACCCGGCCAAGGTCGCGCTGGCGGTGCTCACCGTCGCGCGCGCCGAAGACCCGCCGCTGCATCTGCTGCTGGGCAGCGACGCGCTGCACTTCGTCGACGCCGCCGAATCCGCGCGTGCGGCGCAGGCGCGGCATTGGCGCGAGCTCAGCGTGTCGATCGACCATGGCGCGCCGGCGATCCCCTCGCTGCCGCAAGCCTGA
- a CDS encoding NAD(P)H-binding protein, producing the protein MNVLIFGATGMVGQGVLRECLLAADVARVRTVGRNATGLSDPKLEDIVHADLNDYRAIEHRLRDIDACFFCLGVSSAGMNEADYSRITYDYTLAAAQTLARLNPRMSFVYVSGASTDSSERGRSMWARVKGRTENALQRLPFKAVYLFRPGVIQPLHGAVSSTRSYRWFYALTKPLLSPLRALFPNRILSTEGIGLAMLEAARHGAPKAVLESRDINALAAARPHG; encoded by the coding sequence ATGAACGTGTTGATCTTCGGCGCCACCGGCATGGTCGGCCAGGGCGTGCTGCGCGAATGCCTGCTGGCCGCCGACGTCGCGCGCGTGCGCACCGTCGGACGCAACGCGACCGGGCTGAGCGATCCCAAACTCGAGGACATCGTTCACGCCGACTTGAACGACTACCGCGCCATCGAACACCGGCTGCGCGACATCGACGCCTGCTTCTTCTGTCTGGGCGTGTCCTCGGCCGGCATGAACGAGGCCGACTACAGCCGCATCACCTACGACTACACCCTGGCCGCCGCGCAAACCCTGGCGCGGCTGAATCCGCGCATGAGCTTCGTCTACGTGTCCGGCGCCAGCACCGACAGCAGCGAGCGCGGCCGCAGCATGTGGGCGCGGGTCAAGGGCCGGACCGAGAACGCGCTGCAGCGGCTGCCGTTCAAGGCGGTGTATCTGTTCCGTCCGGGCGTGATCCAACCGCTGCACGGCGCGGTGTCGAGCACGCGTTCGTATCGTTGGTTCTACGCCTTGACCAAACCGCTGCTGTCGCCGCTGCGGGCCCTGTTTCCGAATCGGATCCTGAGCACCGAGGGCATCGGTCTGGCGATGCTGGAGGCCGCGCGTCACGGCGCGCCCAAAGCGGTGCTGGAATCGCGCGACATCAACGCCCTGGCGGCGGCGCGCCCGCATGGCTAG